TGGTATGTGCCACTGGAAACCAACAACTTAAGTTTAATTGAATATGTTGAGGAGGTTATACTTTTCCAGGATTTTCTGTTTATATTGGATAAGTTCGGAAAAAGAGTATTAAAATTTGACTCCAATGGCAAGTTCATTAAACAAATTGGAAGCAACGGAAGAGGTCCTGGCGAATATACAACTCCCCATTCTTTTCAGATTATTAATGAAATGGTCCTTGTTCATGATGACCGAACAAGTAAAATCATGTACTATGATCTCAATGGCAACTTTATAAAGGATGAAAGATTAGGCCTGAGAATAAACCGCTGTACTTCCTACGGAAAAGATAAATTTATCTGTGATATTGCTGCCCGTGACAATTTTCATCGAAAGGAAATAAGTGATTATAAATTGATTTTCACAGAATCCGACTGGGTAATTACCGGCAAAGCAGATTACTATGATGCTGAATCAAAAAAATTTGCTAATTCCAGGGCAACCGTAACCAAATTTAAAGATAAGCTAATCTATAATCCATCCTTTGATTATTTTATTTATTCTGTCAACATCGATGGAATGCAAAAGAAATATTATATTGATGTTGGTAAACGTAAAATGCCAGAAGACGCCATCAAAAATTTATCAATAAATGAATTTGTTAAGAAATACTCATCCAGGGAAAGTGACTATATGCATATTGATAGCCCCGTTTTCGAAACTGATAAAATTCTTTACACGGAATTAAGATATAAAGCTCAGAATTATCCCCTTTTTTATTCAAAGGAATCCGGTACACTCATTTGCAGTAAATATTACAGTAATTCAATGAACTATGCACTTGGCCTTCCAACTCGCATAACACATATTTATGGTGACACCTTTGCAGGATATATTGAAGCACATCAAATCGTCAGGTCTATGGACAGCTGGAGAGAAAATCCGGATTTATTAGCAGAAATTCCTGATAATATCAGAAAGTTTTCCGATGAAATAAATGAAGATGATAATCCGGTTCTTGTTTTTTTTACACTTAAAAATTTTTAAATAGCTCTTTAGAATTTAAATTTTAGTTATAATTTAGTTTGCCTTTAAATCCTCACCTCACGAACTTGCACGGCGCAATCATGCTTTATTGACCTTCGGTCGATCTCACATGCAATTGACTTTTCATTTATAGATGTAATCCAGATGTGACATTCATGCTATTTTGTGTTACGAAGTACCATGAGGGTTTCATTGGTATTGTAATATGATGAGTATTATCCTGGTCAGGTACTTAATGATATATCTTCTGCATTTATCCCTGTATTCTAAACTGTGCCGGATCTTCAGTTTTTGCTCATGCGCTTCCTTTCGTTCTCATCGAGAAATATCTTCCTGAGCCGGATGGACTTTGGGGTTACCTCAACATATTCATCTTCGCGGATGTACTCCATCGCCTCCTCAAGAGAGAATTTAGTGGCAGGTGTGATCGATGCTTTATCATCTGATCCGGAAGCCCTTATATTGGTAAGCTTTTTGGTTTTTGTCACATTAATCACCAGGTCATCCTGCCTGGTATTTTCGCCAATTACCTGTCCGGTATAGATCGGCTCACCGGGATCGACAAAGAACCTGCCCCTGTCCTGCAGCTTATCAATTGAGTATGCTATGGCCGTGCCGGTTTCCATTGAAATAAGCGCCCCGTTACGGCGGCCGCTGATCTCTCCTTTCCATGGCTCATAGGCTTTAAACCGGTGGGCCATGACAGCCTCACCTTCGGTCAGTGTAAGCACAGCATTGGTCAACCCTATCAGTCCCCGCGCAGGTATATCAAACTCCAGCACAACACGGTCATTCTTAGGTATTATATTTACAATATCTCCCCTTCGCCGGGTTACTATCTCGATCACCTTCCCCTGATGCTCTTCCGGAACCAGCACGGTCAGCGCCTCCACAGGTTCGTGTGTAATTCCATCGATCTCCCTGAGAATTACTTTGGGTTGCCCAAGCTGAAATTCATAACCCTCCCTGCGCATTGTCTCAATCAGGATGGAGAGATGCAGTATGCCCCTTCCGTATACTGTCAGTTTCTCCGGTGAACCGGTCTCCTCAACCTTCATTGCAAGGTTCTTTTCCGTCTCCAGGTACAGTCTCTCCCGCAGGTGCCTTGATGTTACATATATCCCCTCCTTGCCGTAGAAAGGTGAATTGTTGATCGTGAAGATCATGCTCATGGTAGGCTTGTCGATATTGATTACCGGCAATCCTTCAGGTTCGTCGAAATCTGATATTGTATCTCCAATGTCAATATTTTCCACACCAAGAACTGCACAAATCTCACCTGACCCGACTTCATGTTTTACCTTCTCCTTGGATAATCCTTCAAAAAGATAAAGCTCCTTTACAACAGATTTAGTGATTGACCCGTCAGCTTTTACAACAGAGACCTGCATTCCCGCCCTGATTTTACCCTGGCTGATCCTTCCCACCCCTATTCGTCCAAGGTATGATGAATAATCGATGGAACTGACCTGCATCTGGAGTTTCCCGGGCCGGTATTCAGGTGGTTTGACATAATCGAGAATTGTGTCAAGCAGGAAAATTATATCGTTGCCCGGCACCCGCCAGTCGCCCGACATCCACCCCTCTTTTGATGAACCGAAAACAGCGGGAAACTCAAGCTGCTCCTCTGTAGCATCAAGACTGAACATCAGCTCATAAACAGCCTCAAGAACATCATCGGGGTGGCAATTTGGCTTGTCAACCTTGTTGATCACCACGATCGGTTTAAGGTTCAGCTCCAGCGCCTTTTGCAATACAAAGCGGGTCTGGGGCATCGGGCCCTCAAAGGCATCGACCAGCAGCAGTACGGCATCAGCCATATTTAGCACTCTCTCAACCTCTCCGCCGAAATCTGAGTGGCCGGGTGTATCGATAATGTTGATCTTGCTGCCTTTATACCTGACCGATACATTTTTTGAAAGAATTGTTATCCCTCTTTCCCTTTCCAGATCGTTCGAGTCAAGTATCAGGTCTCCCATATCCTGGTTCTCCCTGAAAAGCTTTACCTGGTGAAGAATTCTGTCGACCAGTGTAGTTTTGCCGTGATCAACATGGGCAATAATTGCTATATTTCTTATATCCTGCATTTTATATCCGTAACCTTAATTTTAAAAAATGATCGCAAAGGTACTTTTTATTTTGGCACTAAACAGGTTTTAACTCTTCCTGTTTTGAAATAATATGGCTTTTAATCATCTTTATGCTGTAATGGCATAATCTAATGTAACCCCTGAAGTATCAAATGGTATTTGTTATTTCAAACTTAGAGGGTAGAGGTATTATACCAATTTACGAACAAACAACTCTGAATGCAATGCCAAAGATATTCATCCTCTCTTTAATCATTTTATTTACAGGAAGCGCTATCTGCAATGAACATACAACAAATAAAACCGGCACTGCTCCCCCGGTTGTAATAGAATTATGTGATAATGACTGGGGAGAAAACAACACCCTCTTTAAAACAGAAATTACAATTACGAATAGTAGTGATCTGGCAGTCTCATTTGATGTTAAATTTTCTATACAGGAGGACAGCTTTCTGTTTAATGAAAAACCGCCCCTGCCCGTTTCAGGGCCTGATGATGAAGGCACATTGGGTATACCTCTTGTAGGATATGAACTAGCTGAAGGGATAATATCGGTGACCGTCGATCCTGGTAGTACTGTGATCCTTTCGCCTGTTGAGAGCCTTAAATTATCGACAGGTGCTTATTTTGCCGCTTTCAGGGTTTCATCACCGGAGATCACACAGTTGCTCTACAAAAACCACTTCATCATGCCTGCGAAGCTGGAAAATGTTACCTCAGACTCCCGCTTTGGTGTAAACGCAAGCACACCGGATCTGGCGGAGTACCATAATAAAATGGGCCTTGGCTGGGTACGTTTTGAAAACCTGAAGTGGGCATTTATATCGCCTGAAAAGGATAAGTTCTTCTTTGACGGCAGTGTCCCGCCGTGGTACGTTGATCAGGACAGGATCATAAAAGAGTATACGGAGGAGTATAATCTGAATTATCTCCCGTATGTGTTTCAGACTCCCGACTGGGCCACGACAGCTCCTCCAGGCCATAATAACTCGCTGGGTTTCCCGCCGGAAGATTTTAAAGATTACGGAACAGCTATTTTCCAGATTGTTGCCAGGTACGGGTCAAAACAGCACCCGGCAGATAAACTGCTGACAAATGATAAGGTTAGCGGTATGGACCTGCTCCGTGTGATTGAACTGTGGAATGAGCCAAACCTGAATGCCGAGGCCTGGGGGCCCTGGGTAGGCACCATAG
This genomic window from Marinilabiliales bacterium contains:
- a CDS encoding 6-bladed beta-propeller produces the protein MKKIGIIGFGMILLGIIFGGCKSRTNYMDEKFQTEKNLISSTLKDIPMLENEDIITIQIPELFEHSEGFVLDHLLDSIWYVPLETNNLSLIEYVEEVILFQDFLFILDKFGKRVLKFDSNGKFIKQIGSNGRGPGEYTTPHSFQIINEMVLVHDDRTSKIMYYDLNGNFIKDERLGLRINRCTSYGKDKFICDIAARDNFHRKEISDYKLIFTESDWVITGKADYYDAESKKFANSRATVTKFKDKLIYNPSFDYFIYSVNIDGMQKKYYIDVGKRKMPEDAIKNLSINEFVKKYSSRESDYMHIDSPVFETDKILYTELRYKAQNYPLFYSKESGTLICSKYYSNSMNYALGLPTRITHIYGDTFAGYIEAHQIVRSMDSWRENPDLLAEIPDNIRKFSDEINEDDNPVLVFFTLKNF
- the typA gene encoding translational GTPase TypA — its product is MQDIRNIAIIAHVDHGKTTLVDRILHQVKLFRENQDMGDLILDSNDLERERGITILSKNVSVRYKGSKINIIDTPGHSDFGGEVERVLNMADAVLLLVDAFEGPMPQTRFVLQKALELNLKPIVVINKVDKPNCHPDDVLEAVYELMFSLDATEEQLEFPAVFGSSKEGWMSGDWRVPGNDIIFLLDTILDYVKPPEYRPGKLQMQVSSIDYSSYLGRIGVGRISQGKIRAGMQVSVVKADGSITKSVVKELYLFEGLSKEKVKHEVGSGEICAVLGVENIDIGDTISDFDEPEGLPVINIDKPTMSMIFTINNSPFYGKEGIYVTSRHLRERLYLETEKNLAMKVEETGSPEKLTVYGRGILHLSILIETMRREGYEFQLGQPKVILREIDGITHEPVEALTVLVPEEHQGKVIEIVTRRRGDIVNIIPKNDRVVLEFDIPARGLIGLTNAVLTLTEGEAVMAHRFKAYEPWKGEISGRRNGALISMETGTAIAYSIDKLQDRGRFFVDPGEPIYTGQVIGENTRQDDLVINVTKTKKLTNIRASGSDDKASITPATKFSLEEAMEYIREDEYVEVTPKSIRLRKIFLDENERKRMSKN